Proteins encoded by one window of Vidua chalybeata isolate OUT-0048 chromosome 8, bVidCha1 merged haplotype, whole genome shotgun sequence:
- the C8H10orf53 gene encoding LOW QUALITY PROTEIN: UPF0728 protein C10orf53 homolog (The sequence of the model RefSeq protein was modified relative to this genomic sequence to represent the inferred CDS: substituted 2 bases at 2 genomic stop codons): MNNWVIKVVHLMFQLFSGLNGDGHHLILEVVTNXNAVDLVVNREMVFHCNVYDLDFGGDGKLDPLCGEARKAVXNS, encoded by the exons ATGAACAATTGGGTTATCAAGGTTGTTCACTTAATGTTCCAGCTGTTCT CTGGCCTGAATGGAGATGGACATCACCTTATTCTGGAAGTGGTAACAAACTGAAATGCTGTAGACCTGGTGGTCAACAGGGAGATGGTATTTCACTGCAATGTCTATGACCTGGATTTT GGAGGTGATGGCAAGTTAGATCCACTTTGTGGAGAAGCCAGAAAAGCAGTGTAAAATTCTTAA